In one Pseudomonas sp. R84 genomic region, the following are encoded:
- a CDS encoding helix-turn-helix domain-containing protein, whose translation METFQSPLKQQNIGFRPSTVMSGHERMVRVAFILLDHFSLTTLSTAMDALATGNLINAETIYTVSTYSLQGGLVESDIGVSLASQRLVAEGFSHDAVIVVGGQRVRLATQPVLRRVLKRSASKGIVAGCWNAAFYLADAGLLDTQEFACHSDSCGLVHEYFPQLKVSTREFICTQRRATCANAHSALDMTLAIMQELGAHNDAVLVDEIKRVHQPAQARPKFSANADSLRCSSIPKPLNIALDLMEKNIEEPLEIDAIASQVGVSRRQLERRFARYLNAAPNRYYLELRLTRARQLIVQSDRSLTDVALATGFVSYPHFYKRFKDLFGLPPMTFRDYYYANDCASSGRYTVAASF comes from the coding sequence ATGGAAACGTTCCAGAGTCCGTTGAAACAACAGAACATCGGCTTTCGCCCATCCACCGTGATGTCGGGCCATGAACGCATGGTGCGGGTGGCGTTTATCCTGCTCGATCATTTTTCGTTGACGACCCTTTCAACGGCGATGGATGCCCTGGCCACTGGAAACCTGATCAACGCTGAGACGATTTACACGGTATCGACCTACTCACTTCAGGGTGGACTGGTTGAAAGTGATATCGGCGTGTCGCTGGCTTCGCAAAGGCTGGTCGCAGAAGGCTTCAGTCATGATGCAGTGATTGTCGTCGGAGGCCAGCGTGTGAGGCTTGCCACGCAGCCAGTGCTGCGCCGAGTGCTGAAGAGGTCCGCGAGCAAAGGGATCGTTGCCGGTTGCTGGAATGCCGCGTTCTATCTCGCCGATGCCGGTTTGCTCGATACTCAGGAGTTCGCCTGCCACAGCGACAGCTGCGGTCTGGTCCATGAATATTTCCCGCAGTTGAAAGTTTCGACTCGCGAGTTTATTTGCACACAGCGTCGGGCCACTTGCGCCAACGCTCATTCGGCGCTGGATATGACCCTGGCGATCATGCAGGAACTGGGTGCGCACAACGATGCGGTACTGGTCGATGAGATAAAACGTGTTCACCAGCCCGCACAAGCTCGTCCGAAGTTCTCGGCAAATGCCGACAGCCTTCGCTGTTCATCGATTCCAAAGCCTTTGAACATCGCGCTCGACTTGATGGAAAAGAACATTGAGGAACCGCTGGAAATCGATGCAATCGCCAGCCAGGTCGGCGTGTCACGCCGGCAACTGGAAAGAAGGTTTGCCCGCTATCTCAATGCGGCACCGAATCGCTACTACCTGGAACTGCGTTTGACCCGGGCCCGGCAACTGATTGTGCAAAGTGATCGCTCGTTGACGGATGTGGCACTGGCAACCGGGTTTGTCAGTTATCCGCACTTCTATAAACGCTTCAAGGACCTGTTCGGCTTACCGCCCATGACCTTCAGGGATTATTACTACGCCAACGACTGTGCCAGTAGCGGACGTTATACCGTAGCGGCCAGTTTTTAA